A stretch of DNA from Methylobacterium sp. CB376:
GCTCCACGACCTGCTGGCGCGCTCGAACCTGCCGCCGCCGCGGCTCTACAGCAACGCCTCGCTCTCCACGATCGTGCGCATGACGCTCGAAGGCATCGGCATCTGTGTGATCCCGCCCGACATCGTCCGGCGCGAGATCGAGAGCGGGCAGCTGCGGGTGCTCAACACCCAGGCGCGCCTGCCCGACATCGACTTCACGGCCACCTACGCCAACACCCCGGATTGCGGCCTCGCCGCGCCCGCCGCCCGCCTCGCCTGCGCGGTGGCGGCGGGGATCGCCGTGGAATAAGCTCCGCTTATCGATTTCGATGCGAAATCGCGATTGGCACTTAACCGCACAGAATGTGACCATGCCGCATTCCTGGGCATAGGGGTGCCCGGGCAGAGGGAGTGCCGCCACCGATGACGTTCCTCCGGAACCCGGCCGACCGCGCCCGCCTGACCGGCCACGAGGCCCGGCTCGCCTGCCGCCGCGGCGAGATCGTCGGCAGCACGGCCGGTCTCGCGCACGGCTACGTGCAGGCCAACCTCGCGGTCCTGCCCAAGGACCTCGCCACCGACTTCCTGCTCTTCGCGCAGCGCAACCCGAAGCCCTGCCCGATCATCGGCGTCTCGGCGCCCGGCGACCGGCGCATCCCGGAACTCGGCGAGGATCTCGACATCGCCACCGACGTCTCGGGCTACCGGGTCTGGCGGCACGGCGAGATGGTGGAGGAGCGCCTCGACGTCGCGGATCTCTGGCGCGACGACCTCGTGGCCTTCGCGATCGGCTGCTCCTTCTCGTTCGAGGCCGCGATGGTCGAGGACGGCCTGCCCCTGCGCCACGTCGAGATGGGCGTGCGGGTGCCGATGTACCGCACCACCGTCCCGTGCCGGCCGGCCGGCCCCTTCGCCGGCCCGATGGTGGTCTCGATGCGCCCGCTGACCCCCGCCCAGGCGATCCGCGCGGTGCAGATCACCTCGCGCTTCCCCGCCGTGCACGGGGCGCCGGTCCATCTCGGCCTGCCGGAGGCGATCGGCATCCGCGACCTCGGCCGGCCCGATTACGGCGACCCGGTCCGGGTCGCGCCGGACGAGATCCCGGTCTTCTGGGCCTGCGGCGTCACCCCGCAATCGGTGATCGCCGCCTCGAAACCGTCCTTCGCGATCACGCACGCGCCGGGCGCGATGCTCGTCACCGACCGCCGCAACAGCGAGTTCGCGGTGCTCTGACCCTGTCCCACTCACACCCTGGAGGCACGCGCATGATTCGTCGTCGGGATCTACTGGTCGGGGGCGCGGGCGCCCTGGCCCTCTCCGGGATGGGCGCGGCGCCCGCCCGCGCCGCGGACGAGGTCGTCGTCGGCGTCCTCTACGCGATGTCGGGAGCGAGCGCGCAGGTGGGCGTGGATGCCCGCCACGCCATCGAGACCGCCCTCGACATCGTCAACCAGAACCACGACCTCGACCTGCCGCTCGCCCGCGGCACCGGCCTGCCGGGGCTCGGCGGCGCCAGGATCCGCCTCGTCTTCGCCGACCACCAGGCCGATCCCCAGAAGGGCCGCGCCGAGGCCGAGCGCCTGATCACCCAGGACAAGGTCGCGGCCCTGGTCGGCTGCTACCAGTCGGCGGTCTCCGCCACGGTCTCGGCCACGGCCGAGCGCTACGGCGTGCCCTTCGTCTGCGCGGATTCCTCCTCGCCCAGCCTGCATCGCAAGAACCTGAAGTACTTCTTCCGTCCGGCCGCCCACGACGAGATGTTCTCGGCCGCGATGTTCGATTTCCTGGACGCGATGCGCAAGAAGGGCCAGAAGATCGACTCGGTCGCGCTGTTCTTCGAGGACACGATCTACGGGGTCGATTCCTCGACCGTGCAGCGCAAGCTGGCCGGCGAGCGCGGCTACAAGGTGGCCGCGGATGTCAAGTACAAGACCAACTCGCCCTCCCTGACCGCCGAAGTGCAGCAGCTCAAGAGCGCCAACGCCGACGTGCTGCTGCCGACGAGCTACACGACCGACGCGATCCTGCTCACCAAGACCATGGCGGAACTCGGCTACAAGCCGAAGAGCATGATCGCGCAGGCGGCGGGTTTCGCCGAGAAGGTCACCTACGACACGGTCGGAGACAAGCTCCAGGGCCTGATCTCGCGGGGCAGCTTCTCCCTCGACCTCGCGGCCAAGCGCCCCTCGGTCGGGGCCGTGAACGACCTCTACCGGGCGCGGGCGAACCGCGACCTCAACGACAATTCCTCGCGCCAGTTCATGGCGATGCTGGTGCTGGCGGAGGCCCTGAACCGCGCCGGGTCGACCGACGGCCAGAAGATCCGCGCCGCGCTGGCGGCCACCGATATCCCGGGCACCCAGACCATCATGCCCTGGAAGCGGGTCGCCTTCGGGCCGGACGGCCAGAACACCGATGCAGATCCGGTGCTGCTGCAATGGGTCGGCACGAAGTTCGTCACGGTCTTCCCCGAGCAGGCCGCCGTCGCCCCCGCGCTCTGGCCGATGAACGCGTGATCCGGCCCGCCCGGGGATGACGGGCGGGCGCGCCCCTCCCGCGGGGAGGGGCGGCCGCCCGCGCGAGCGGGAGCCCCCGGACCCGATCGCAGAGGAGATCCCGATGACCACCCAAGCGCTCGCGCAGGTGCTGGCGAGCGGCCTCTTGATGGGCCTGATCTACGCCCTGATCGCGGTCGGCCTGTCGCTGATCTTCGGCCTCATGGACGTGGTGAACTTCGCCCACGGCGAGTTCCTGATGCTGGCCATGTACGCGACCTTCGGGCTCGTGCTCCTGACGCACCTCGATCCCGTGGTGCTGATGCCGCTGGTGGCGGCCCTGCTCTTCGTGCTCGGGGCGGCCGCCTATCTGGGCGTCGTGCGCTTCGCCATGCGGGCCAAGGCCAACCAGGGCATGGTGCAGATCTTCGCGACCTTCGGGCTCGCCATCCTGCTCCAGGGCGCCGCGCAGTACCTGTTCACGCCCGATTACCGCAATGTCCAGAACACGTGGCTCGGCGGGCGCACCCTCGACCTCGGCGGCGTCTTCCTGCCCTGGCCGCAGATCTTCGGCGCCGTGGTCTCGCTCGCCGCCTTCGGGGGGCTGCACCTCCTGATGAGCCGGACCGATTTCGGGCGCGCGCTCGAAGCCACCCGCGAGGACCAGGGCGCCGTCGCCCTGGTGGGGATCGACCGCACCCGGGTCTTCGCCCTCGGCTGGGGCCTCGGGGCCGCCCTGGTCGGCCTCGCCGGGGCGGTGCTGGCGGTGTTCTACTACATCCACCCCCAGGTCGGGGCGAGCTTCGCGCTGATCGCCTACGTCACGGTGGCGCTCGGCGGCTTCGGCAGCGTCGCGGGCGCCCTGGTGGCCGGCATCGTGGTCGGCCTCGTCGAGGCCTTCACGGCCGTTATCCTGCCGCCCTCCCTCAAGTCGGTCGGCGTCTACGCCCTCTACCTCGCGGTCGTGTTCGTGCGCCCGCAGGGCCTGTTCGGGAGGCTCTGATGAGTTCGACCACCCTCGCGCCCGTCGCGGCCGCCGCGCGCGCCCCGGACGGCCACGCCGCCCGGCGCCGCCGCACGCTCCTCGTCGGGCTCGCGGTCCTCGCCGCGCTCGCCGCCCTGCCCTACGGCATCAGGGACGTCTACCTGCAGAACGTCCTGATCCTCACCCTGATGTACGCGGCCCTGGCGCAGAGCTGGAACATCCTGGGCGGCTATTGCGGCCAGATCTCGCTCGGCCACGCGCTCTATTTCGGAATCGGCGCCTACTTCACCAGCGTGCTGTTTGTGACCTACGGCCTGCTGCCCTGGGCCGGCATGCTGGCGGGGGGCGTCGCCTCGGCGCTGGTGGCGCTGCTCCTCGGCTATCCGTGCTTCCGCCTCGCCGGCCACTACTTCTCGATCGCCACCATCGTGATCGCCGAGATCGGCCTCCTCCTCGTGCACAACTGGGACTTCGTCGGCGGCGCCATGGGCATCCAGTGGCCCTTCAACCCGGATTCCTGGTGGAGCCTGCAATTCGCCCGCGACAAGGTCCCGTACGCCCATTTCGCGCTGGGCCTGCTCGCGGCGGTCTGGCTCGTCACCTACCTGATCGAGGGATCCCGCTGGGGCTATTGGTGGCGGGCCGTGAAGGACGACGCGGAGGCGGCGCGCAGCCTCGGCGTCGAGGTCTTCCGCTCGAAGATGGCCGCCGCCGCGGTCTCGGCCTTCTTCACGGCGGTCGGCGGCGGCTTCTACGCGGCCTACGTCTCCTACATCGACCCGGAGAGCGTGATGAGCTTCCGCTTCTCCCTGCTCTTCGCGCTGCCGGCCGTGCTCGGCGGGATCGGCACGCTCTGGGGGCCGCTCGTCGGGGCGGCGATCCTGATCCCGCTCACCGAGATCAGCCGCTCCTACCTGGGCGGCTCCGGCAACGGCCTCGACCTGATGCTCTACGGGGCGCTGGTGATGGTGGTCGCCCTCGCCCGGCCCGAGGGGGTGCTGAGCCTGTTCGCCCGCAGCCGCGCGGCCCGCAACCAGGAGGCGACGCCGTGAGCGAGACCCCGATCCTCCAGGCCGACCACGTGACCCTTCGCTTCGGCGGCCACGTCGCCAACGACGACGTCTGCCTCGACGTGCGCCGGGGCGAGATCCTCGGACTGATCGGGCCGAACGGCGCCGGCAAGTCGACCCTGTTCAACCTGATCTCGGGCGTCTACCGGCCGACGCGCGGGCGCATCCTGTTCGAGGGGCGCGACATCACCGGCCTGCCGGCGCCCGAGCGCTGCCGGGCGGGCATCGCCCGCACCTTCCAGGTCCCGCGCTCCTTCGACTCCATGAACGTCGTCGAGAACGTGACGGTGGGCAGCCTCGTGCGCCGCGCCCGCGCCGCCGAGGCCCGCGCGGCGGCGCTCGCCACCCTGGAGACGGTCGGCCTCGCCCACCGGGCCGAGGCGGTGGCGGGGGAACTCACCCCGCCCGAGAAGCGCCGGCTGGAGGTCGCCCGGGCGCTGGCCACGGAGCCGCGGCTCCTCCTCCTCGACGAGGTGCTGACCGGCCTCACCCCGAGCGAGGCCAAGGCCGGGGTCGAGCTGATCCGCCGCGTGGCCGAGCGCGGCATCACCGTGATCATGGTCGAGCACGTCATGGAGGTGGTGATGCCCCTCGTCGACCGCGCCGTCGTGCTGCATCTCGGCCGGGTGCTGGCGGAGGGGCCGCCCCGGGCGGTCGTGCGCGACGAGGCCGTGATCGGCGCCTATCTGGGGGATCGCCACCGTGCTGCTTGAGGTCCGCTCCCTCTCGACGGCCTATCAGGGCCTGCTCGCCCTCCAGGACGTGTCCCTGGAGGTGGCCAGGGGCGAGATCGTCGTGGTCGCGGGCGCCAACGGGGCCGGCAAGTCGACCCTGCTGAAGTCGATCGCCGGCATGGAGCGCCCGCGCGCGGGCGAGGTGCTGTTCGACGGGGCGCGCCTCGACGGGTTGCCGGGCCACCTGATCACCGCCCGCGGCGTCGCCTACGTGCCGGAGAACAAGCGCCTGTTCCCGCGCCTCTCGGTCGCCGACAACCTCCGGCTCGGGCGCTACCTCTACCGGGGCCAGCCCGACGCGGACGGGCCCCTGGAGCGGGTCTTCGCCCTGTTCCCGCGCCTGAAGGAGCGGCTGCCGCAGCGGGCCGGCACCCTGTCGGGGGGCGAGCAGCAGATGCTGGCGATCGGCCGCGCCCTGATGACCCGGCCGCGGCTCCTGATGCTGGACGAGCCCTCGCAGGGGATCATGCCGAAGCTCGTGGACGAGATCTTCTCCGCCGTGGAGACGATCCGGGCCGACGGGATGACGATCCTGCTGGTCGAGCAGCGGCTCGCCGAATCGCTCGCGATCGCGGACCGGGCCTACGTGCTCCAGACCGGCCGCCTGATCCTCTCCGGCCCCGCCGCGACCCTGCGCGACGATCCGGAGGTGCGGCGGGCCTATCTGGGGATCTGAGGTGGCGGGCGCGCCGCGCCGGCTTCGGCAAGGCCCGACCTCGGCGGAGGACGCGCGGCCGCAGCCGCGGCGCGGGCGGCGCCGTCGCGGCCTCACAATCGGGAGGCGAGGGCCGGTGCTCCAGTATACGGTCGGTTGTCCCTGGGCCGGGCACCGGCTCGGAGTCGAACCCGACGGCCGGCAGCACGGTTGGCACGAGGTATCCGACGCGGGACGGACCGAGGAGATCGAGCGATGCGGCGACGCGATCCTGCGGTTTCGCAACGAGGTTCCGAGGGACCCCGACGCGGTGCTCCGGCGCAGCGTCGGATCCGCGGGCCCCGCCGCTTGAGGCACGGGGATCCCCTCTCCGGTGCGGGGCAGGGGTGAGGGGCCCGGACCGGACGGCCGGCGGGTTGAAGCGGCGGTGCCGGCCACGGCACGCCTTCCTCCTCATGCTCAACCACCTCGGCCCTCACCCCTGCCCCGCACCGGAGAGGGGATCCCCGCGCACCGGCGGGGCCCGCGGAAGGAGACGGACGATCCCATGCCCACCATCGACCTCAACTCCGATCTCGGCGAAGGCTTCGGCGATTACCGCTGCGGGGACGATGCCGCGATGCTCGCCATCGTCACCTCGGCGAACGTCGCCTGCGGGATGCACGCGGGCGACCCGCAGATCATGGCGCGCACCTTCGCGCTCGCGGCGGAGAACGGCGTCGCCGTCGGGGCGCATCCCGGCTTCCCGGACCTCTGGGGCTTCGGCCGGCGCGTCCTGCCCTACAGCCCGGCCGAGATCGAGCGGATCGTCGCCTACCAGGTCGGCGCCGCCCAGGCCCTCGCCGCCTATGCGGGCCACCGCGTCACCTACGTGAAGACCCACGGGGCGCTCGCCAACCACGCCGCGGCCCACGAGGAGGTGGCGCGCGCCATCGCCCGCGCCGTGCGCGCCGTCGACCGCGACCTCGCGCTCCTCGCCATCGCGCTCACCGCCCAGGTCCGGGCCGGCGAGGCCCTCGGCCTCGAGATCCACCAGGAGATCTTCGCCGATCGCGGCTACACCGAGGAGGGCCAGCTCATCCCCCGCGGTCAGCCCGGCGCCCTGATCGAGGAGCCGCGGGAGGCCGCCGCCCGCGTCGCCGCCATGGTGGAGGAGGGCGCGATCATCGCCGCCTCCGGCAAGCGCCTGCAGACCCCGATCCGCTCGATCTGCGTCCACGGCGATTCCCCGAACGCCGTCGCCACCGCCCGGGCGGTGCGGGCGACGCTCGAAGCGGCCGGCGTCACCCTCGCGCCGTTCCGGCCGGCGCCGGTCCGGCCCGCACCATGACCGCCCCGCGCCTCCTCGATTCCGGCGAGGCGGCCCTCGTCGCCGAGTTCGGCGACCGGGTCGACCCGGCGATCAGCGACCGGGTGCTCGCCCTCGACGACGCGCTCCGGGCCGACCCGCCCGAGGGCCTGCGCGAGACGGTGCCGACCTACCGCTCGCTGATGATCCACTACGATCCCCTGGTCCTCGACCGAGAGACCCTGGCGGCGCGGGTGCGGGACCTCGCGCAGCAGTGGCCCGGGCAGGTCCGGCACACCGGCGCGGCCTGGATCCTGCCCTGCTGCTACGATCCGGTCTGCGCCGAGGACATCGCGGCGGTGGCGGAGGCGGTCGGGCGCCCGGTGGAGGAGGTGGTGGCGCTCCACAGCGGCGCGCGCTACCGCGTCTA
This window harbors:
- a CDS encoding putative hydro-lyase — encoded protein: MTFLRNPADRARLTGHEARLACRRGEIVGSTAGLAHGYVQANLAVLPKDLATDFLLFAQRNPKPCPIIGVSAPGDRRIPELGEDLDIATDVSGYRVWRHGEMVEERLDVADLWRDDLVAFAIGCSFSFEAAMVEDGLPLRHVEMGVRVPMYRTTVPCRPAGPFAGPMVVSMRPLTPAQAIRAVQITSRFPAVHGAPVHLGLPEAIGIRDLGRPDYGDPVRVAPDEIPVFWACGVTPQSVIAASKPSFAITHAPGAMLVTDRRNSEFAVL
- a CDS encoding ABC transporter substrate-binding protein is translated as MIRRRDLLVGGAGALALSGMGAAPARAADEVVVGVLYAMSGASAQVGVDARHAIETALDIVNQNHDLDLPLARGTGLPGLGGARIRLVFADHQADPQKGRAEAERLITQDKVAALVGCYQSAVSATVSATAERYGVPFVCADSSSPSLHRKNLKYFFRPAAHDEMFSAAMFDFLDAMRKKGQKIDSVALFFEDTIYGVDSSTVQRKLAGERGYKVAADVKYKTNSPSLTAEVQQLKSANADVLLPTSYTTDAILLTKTMAELGYKPKSMIAQAAGFAEKVTYDTVGDKLQGLISRGSFSLDLAAKRPSVGAVNDLYRARANRDLNDNSSRQFMAMLVLAEALNRAGSTDGQKIRAALAATDIPGTQTIMPWKRVAFGPDGQNTDADPVLLQWVGTKFVTVFPEQAAVAPALWPMNA
- a CDS encoding branched-chain amino acid ABC transporter permease gives rise to the protein MTTQALAQVLASGLLMGLIYALIAVGLSLIFGLMDVVNFAHGEFLMLAMYATFGLVLLTHLDPVVLMPLVAALLFVLGAAAYLGVVRFAMRAKANQGMVQIFATFGLAILLQGAAQYLFTPDYRNVQNTWLGGRTLDLGGVFLPWPQIFGAVVSLAAFGGLHLLMSRTDFGRALEATREDQGAVALVGIDRTRVFALGWGLGAALVGLAGAVLAVFYYIHPQVGASFALIAYVTVALGGFGSVAGALVAGIVVGLVEAFTAVILPPSLKSVGVYALYLAVVFVRPQGLFGRL
- a CDS encoding branched-chain amino acid ABC transporter permease is translated as MSSTTLAPVAAAARAPDGHAARRRRTLLVGLAVLAALAALPYGIRDVYLQNVLILTLMYAALAQSWNILGGYCGQISLGHALYFGIGAYFTSVLFVTYGLLPWAGMLAGGVASALVALLLGYPCFRLAGHYFSIATIVIAEIGLLLVHNWDFVGGAMGIQWPFNPDSWWSLQFARDKVPYAHFALGLLAAVWLVTYLIEGSRWGYWWRAVKDDAEAARSLGVEVFRSKMAAAAVSAFFTAVGGGFYAAYVSYIDPESVMSFRFSLLFALPAVLGGIGTLWGPLVGAAILIPLTEISRSYLGGSGNGLDLMLYGALVMVVALARPEGVLSLFARSRAARNQEATP
- a CDS encoding ABC transporter ATP-binding protein translates to MSETPILQADHVTLRFGGHVANDDVCLDVRRGEILGLIGPNGAGKSTLFNLISGVYRPTRGRILFEGRDITGLPAPERCRAGIARTFQVPRSFDSMNVVENVTVGSLVRRARAAEARAAALATLETVGLAHRAEAVAGELTPPEKRRLEVARALATEPRLLLLDEVLTGLTPSEAKAGVELIRRVAERGITVIMVEHVMEVVMPLVDRAVVLHLGRVLAEGPPRAVVRDEAVIGAYLGDRHRAA
- a CDS encoding ABC transporter ATP-binding protein, producing the protein MLEVRSLSTAYQGLLALQDVSLEVARGEIVVVAGANGAGKSTLLKSIAGMERPRAGEVLFDGARLDGLPGHLITARGVAYVPENKRLFPRLSVADNLRLGRYLYRGQPDADGPLERVFALFPRLKERLPQRAGTLSGGEQQMLAIGRALMTRPRLLMLDEPSQGIMPKLVDEIFSAVETIRADGMTILLVEQRLAESLAIADRAYVLQTGRLILSGPAATLRDDPEVRRAYLGI
- a CDS encoding DUF559 domain-containing protein; the protein is MAGAPRRLRQGPTSAEDARPQPRRGRRRRGLTIGRRGPVLQYTVGCPWAGHRLGVEPDGRQHGWHEVSDAGRTEEIERCGDAILRFRNEVPRDPDAVLRRSVGSAGPAA
- a CDS encoding LamB/YcsF family protein produces the protein MPTIDLNSDLGEGFGDYRCGDDAAMLAIVTSANVACGMHAGDPQIMARTFALAAENGVAVGAHPGFPDLWGFGRRVLPYSPAEIERIVAYQVGAAQALAAYAGHRVTYVKTHGALANHAAAHEEVARAIARAVRAVDRDLALLAIALTAQVRAGEALGLEIHQEIFADRGYTEEGQLIPRGQPGALIEEPREAAARVAAMVEEGAIIAASGKRLQTPIRSICVHGDSPNAVATARAVRATLEAAGVTLAPFRPAPVRPAP
- a CDS encoding 5-oxoprolinase subunit B family protein; the protein is MTAPRLLDSGEAALVAEFGDRVDPAISDRVLALDDALRADPPEGLRETVPTYRSLMIHYDPLVLDRETLAARVRDLAQQWPGQVRHTGAAWILPCCYDPVCAEDIAAVAEAVGRPVEEVVALHSGARYRVYMYGFAPGFAYLGGLPPELALPRRKAPRPPHPANALMIGGGLAAVASVPMPTGWYVIGRTPERLYAPARENPFPVAVGDTLRFEPVDAATFARLDARAEAGEPVRRREAA